A genomic region of Papaver somniferum cultivar HN1 chromosome 7, ASM357369v1, whole genome shotgun sequence contains the following coding sequences:
- the LOC113297351 gene encoding DNA replication ATP-dependent helicase/nuclease DNA2-like has protein sequence MAPRKKSITSSSTKKSNQTPQQSQPSIEHLFKRHTQNSQKPKNVQNSQTSTTPINNPQKISTPPDLPPISDAISRVNVVSDEEICEISPETSKCVSFKRFKFSPGMLIKQSQDDGVEEVTWRVSPVNDRLQAVNKHFPDTIRVLANASKLNASHFRQCSNKERCSTTGAKLETWLSSPTLKPIERSLMFLNEPPLREVDQNQDMEVHISRGSTKDKKNVTAVSQQSPFHTPPSVSYSSDVPVNGSVCKGASDQLGSRQHRKALLELLDQVEDVIAVEDSVPHKLVKPTKNHDLKGGQLSINSNPRPNIPPIVDSLYSNLFFLVLEVSEKHKTVNSSSSSPVKVLRLLNEKNGEERTLHLHDEWFNSVIGPGDTVHVVGEFDNQGKCVVDHSNNLLIVHPEILLSGSQVSTSFNCARRAVLDERLKRNEYSVAPLVGVLLHEIFQAGLVKEHPTNEFLEEYARVVLHKNLESMYACGVNENEIHRKLIDAIPKLLTWFRSFKNLQEPKGPTVDYGSKNEYKNVNVVEVMDIEEMVWAPKYGLKGKFDASLRVKVHTAQNGSSEKIMPLEFKSGKATTGQSFMEHSAQVVLYTLLMSERYLQHIGSGLLYYLHTDQTQGIVPQRSDIIGIIIRRNELANDILKASTVQQLPPMLQNPNVCKGCRHLNACLTYHKSHGGNKDSSGLPDLFDAHVEHLTRAHSDFLRHWDRLIDLEANDKLLAKKEIWHSQSLRSGRSTNGLSSLILDDSNEFLRHKSPSDSQFVYRFVQRDSQDPEMTEETVGSCPSLMGNLECTLKTGDYIILSTESRRVALTKGVITDIIRSHVSISFPKSLRLPWCKPSSETEDLLQEVWRIDKDEYTASFTIMRFNLTQLFLQSTESTHLRKMIVDLEAPRFDSGVILSQDPAVAYIRSEKNLNDDQRRAIHKILTVKDYALILGMPGTGKTSTMVHAVKALLMRGASILLTSYTNSAIDNLLIKLKAQGIDFVRLGRSEAVHSEIRDHCFSATNTCSVEGIRLRMEQVKVVAVTCIGITNPLLAKKRFDLCIMDEAGQTTLPVSLGPLMFASKFVLVGDHYQLPPLVESTEARETGLGVSLFCRLSEAHPQAISALQSQYRMCSGVMELSNALIYGNRLRCGSSQVANAKLRFSSLKSSTSWLKEVLDTKKSVVLINTDMLPALEVKDNKTVNNPTEAYIVAEITEELVNRGIIGEDIGIITPYNSQVSLIRRVVGTLSVEIHTIDKYQGRDKDCIIVSFVRSTESPKGCSSSLLGDWHRINVALTRAKKKLIMVGSCKTLSKVPLLRLLIEKVDEQSGIMNVSKKDIHHFSELKRCSSKTI, from the exons ATGGCTCCGAGGAAAAAATCAATTACATCATCTTCAACCAAGAAATCTAATCAAACTCCACAACAATCACAACCTTCGATCGAACATCTCTTTAAGCGTCACACTCAAAActctcaaaaacctaaaaatgtCCAAAATTCGCAGACTTCAACAACTCCGATTAATAATCCACAAAAAATCTCAACTCCTCCAGATCTCCCACCTATTTCTGATGCTATCTCACGTGTTAATGTTGTTTCGGATGAAGAAATTTGTGAGATCTCACCTGAAACTTCCAAATGTGTTAGCTTTAAGCGCTTCAAGTTCTCACCTGGGATG TTAATTAAACAAAGTCAGGATGATGGAGTCGAGGAAGTGACATGGAGGGTTTCTCCAGTTAATGACCGGCTTCAGGCAGTGAATAAGCATTTTCCAGATACAATTAGAGTCCTAGCAAATGCTTCGAAGCTGAATGCTTCACATTTTCGTCAATGTTCAAATAAAGAG AGGTGTAGTACCACTGGTGCAAAGCTTGAGACATGGTTATCTTCTCCAACACTAAAGCCCATAGAAAGGTCTTTGATGTTTTTAAATGAGCCACCTTTGAGAGAGGTTGATCAGAATCAGGATATGGAGGTTCATATCAGCCGTGGAAGCACAAAGGATAAAAAGAATGTTACGGCAGTCAGTCAGCAGAGCCCGTTCCACACTCCACCTTCTGTATCATATTCCTCAGACGTG CCTGTCAATGGTAGCGTGTGCAAAGGAGCTTCTGATCAGCTGGGTTCGCGGCAGCATAGAAAG GCATTGCTTGAACTTTTGGATCAAGTGGAAGACGTAATTGCCGTGGAAGATTCAGTGCCTCATAAGCTAGTGAAGCCTACTAAAAATCACGATTTAAAGGGTGGACAATTATCTATCAACTCTAATCCTCGACCCAATATACCTCcaatagttgattctctatattCTAATCTATTCTTTCTTGTACTAGAG GTGTCTGAGAAGCATAAGACTGTAAATTCATCATCCTCGAGTCCTGTTAAG GTTCTCCGCTTACTGAATGAGAAAAACGGGGAAGAGCGGACTTTGCATTTGCATGATGAATG GTTTAATAGCGTGATTGGGCCTGGAGATACAGTTCATGTGGTGGGAGAATTTGACAACCAAGGAAAATGTGTTGTAGACCACAGCAACAATCTGCTTATAGTTCACCCTGAGATACTGCTTTCTGGATCACAG GTTTCTACTAGTTTCAACTGTGCAAGGCGAGCTGTGCTGGATGAGAGGCTAAAGAGAAATGAATATTCAGTTGCACCATTAGTTGGTGTCTTGCTTCATGAGATTTTTCAG GCTGGACTGGTTAAAGAACACCCAACAAACGAATTTTTGGAGGAATACGCAAGAGTAGTGCTCCACAAAAACTTAGAGAGCATGTATGCCTGTGGAG TAAATGAGAATGAAATTCACAGAAAATTGATTGATGCAATCCCGAAATTGCTAACTTGGTTTAGGAGCTTTAAAAATTTGCAG GAACCTAAAGGTCCCACTGTTGATTATGGATCGAAAAATGAGTACAAGAATGTAAATGTGGTTGAG GTTATGGATATTGAGGAGATGGTATGGGCACCAAAATATGGCCTGAAAGGAAAATTTGATGCATCTCTCAGAGTAAAAGTGCATACAGCTCAAAATGGATCCTCTGAGAAAATTATGCCGTTAGAATTTAAATCTGGAAAAGCAACCACTGGCCAG TCTTTTATGGAACATAGTGCTCAAGTGGTCTTGTACACCCTTCTTATGTCCGAGAG GTACCTGCAGCATATAGGTTCTGGTCTTCTTTACTATCTCCATACAGATCAAACACAG GGAATTGTGCCTCAAAGATCTGACATAATTGGGATAATCATTCGTCGCAATGAATTAGCAAATGATATCCTAAAGGCATCAACTGTACAACAGTTGCCTCCAATGTTACAG AATCCAAATGTATGTAAAGGTTGTCGCCACCTAAATGCTTGCCTCACCTATCACAAG TCGCATGGTGGTAACAAAGATAGCAGTGGACTGCCTGATCTTTTTGATGCACATGTCGAACATTTAACCAGGGCACATAGTGATTTCTTGCGACACTGGGATCGGTTGATTGATCTGGAAGCTAATGATAAACTG CTAGCAAAGAAAGAAATCTGGCATTCTCAGTCTTTAAGAAGTGGGCGCTCAACTAATGGCCTTTCTTCTCTAATTCTTGATGATTCAAATGAATTCTTACGTCACAAGTCTCCGAGCGACAGCCAGTTTGTCTATCGCTTTGTGCAACGTGATTCGCAAGATCCAGAAATGACTGAGGAGACTGTTGGAAGTTGCCCTTCTTTGATGGGAAACTTGGAATGCACACTCAAAACCGGGGACTACATT ATACTTAGCACGGAATCTAGACGCGTGGCGTTGACGAAAGGAGTTATCACCGACATTATTCGTTCTCATGTTTCG ATATCCTTTCCCAAAAGTTTGAGGCTTCCCTGGTGCAAACCTTCTTCAGAGACCGAAGATCTCCTTCAGGAAGTTTGGCGGATTGACAAGGACGAATACACTGCATCATTCACAATTATGAG ATTCAACCTCACACAACTGTTTCTACAAAGTACAGAAAGTACTCACCTTCGGAAGATGATTGTTGATCTTGA GGCACCGAGATTTGACAGTGGAGTTATACTTAGTCAAGATCCAGCAGTAGCTTATATACGGTCAGAGAAGAATTTGAATGACGATCAACGCAGAGCTATTCACAAG ATACTTACAGTGAAGGATTATGCCCTTATTCTAGGAATGCCAGGGACAGGCAAAACATCCACCATGGTGCACGCGGTGAAGGCTTTGTTGATGAGAGGTGCATCTATTTTGCTTACATCCTACACAAATTCCGCTATTGATAATCTACTCATCAAACTGAAAGCTCAG GGAATCGATTTTGTACGACTTGGAAGATCTGAAGCAGTGCACTCGGAAATTCGCGACCATTGTTTTTCAG CAACGAATACATGCAGCGTGGAGGGTATTAGGTTAAGAATGGAGCAAGTGAAAGTTGTTGCAGTAACTTGTATAGGGATAACCAATCCCTTGCTTGCCAAGAAACGGTTTGATTTGTGCATAATGGACGAAGCTGGACAAACTACCCTTCCT GTATCTTTGGGGCCGTTGATGTTTGCTTCAAAatttgttcttgttggagaccATTACCAGTTACCGCCACTCGTTGAG AGCACAGAGGCTCGAGAGACTGGTTTGGGAGTCAGCTTGTTTTGCAGGCTTTCAGAAGCACATCCACAAGCAATTTCAGCTTTACAAAGCCAG TACCGAATGTGTTCTGGTGTGATGGAACTATCGAATGCATTAATATATGGTAATAGATTGCGTTGTGGTTCCTCCCAAGTAGCAAATGCGAAACTTAGATTTTCGAGTTTGAAATCTAGTACATCATGGCTGAAAGAG GTGTTGGACACAAAAAAATCCGTAGTATTAATTAATACAG ATATGCTGCCTGCATTGGAGGTAAAAGACAACAAGACGGTCAATAACCCAACAGAGGCTTATATTGTAGCTGAG ATCACAGAAGAATTGGTGAACAGAGGTATTATTGGGGAAGATATTGGCATCATTACCCCTTATAACTCACAAGTGAGTCTCATCAGACGTGTTGTTGGAACGTTGTCCGTGGAGATACATACCATTGATAAATATCAG GGCAGGGATAAAGACTGCATAATTGTATCATTTGTAAGGTCTACAGAAAGTCCGAAGGGCTGCAGTTCTTCGCTTCTTGGAGATTGGCATAGGATTAATGTAGCTCTCACACGTGCCAAG AAGAAGCTAATCATGGTGGGATCCTGTAAAACACTCTCAAAGGTACCACTGCTTAGGCTTCTAATTGAGAAAGTCGATGAGCAATCAGGGATTATGAATGTCTCCAAGAAGGATATTCATCACTTTAGTGAACTCAAAAGATGCTCCTCCAAGACCATTTAA
- the LOC113297352 gene encoding probable methyltransferase PMT14, whose translation MGSKSNPPGNRTRSSLSIFIVIGLCCFFYVLGAWQKSGFGKGDSIALDITKQTDCSILSNLNFETHHNDVDTEPIKPSEPKIKVYKPCGVEFKDYTPCQEQERAMKFPREDMIYRERHCPRDDEKLKCLIPAPKGYTTPFAWPKSRDYAHYANVPYKHLAVEKAVQHWVEYKGDVFKFPGGGTMFPQGADAYIDELASVIPIADGTVRTALDTGCGVASWGAYLLKRNVLAMSFAPRDNHEAQVQFALERGVPAVIGVLGSKNLPYPSRAFDMAQCSRCLIPWTLNDGKYLMEVDRVLRPGGFWILSGPPINWRTYYQTWKRSKEELAEEQRNLEELAESLCWEKKYEKGDIAIWRKKTNSAACSRRSADFCDATDFDDVWYKSMKTCVTPYPEVSSPTEVAGGKLKKFPARLLAVPPRISQGSVPGVTEESYQEDNRLWKKHVNTYKRINKLIGSERYRNIMDMNAGLGGFAAALESPKSWVMNVVPTIAEENTLGVVYERGLIGIYHDWCEAFSTYPRTYDLIHANGVFSLYLNRCKAEDILLEMDRILRPEGVVIIRDEVEVLNKVRRIVRGMRWNTKMVDHEDGPLVPEKILVAVKQYWVASSNSTSSDE comes from the exons ATGGGGTCTAAATCGAACCCGCCTGGGAATAGAACTCGGAGCTCATTATCGATTTTTATTGTGATTGGTCTCTGTTGTTTCTTCTACGTACTCGGGGCTTGGCAAAAGAGTGGTTTTGGAAAGGGGGATAGCATAGCGTTGGACATCACCAAACAAACAGATTGCAGTATCTTATCAAACTTGAATTTTGAAACCCATCACAATGACGTGGATACGGAGCCAATTAAACCTTCAGAACCAAAAATTAAAGTCTATAAACCATGTGGTGTTGAGTTCAAGGATTATACACCTTGCCAGGAACAAGAACGTGCTATGAAGTTCCCAAGAGAAGATATGATATACAGAGAGAGACATTGCCCCCGAGATGACGAAAAATTGAAATGTCTTATTCCAGCACCTAAAGGGTACACAACCCCGTTTGCTTGGCCAAAGAGTCGTGACTATGCTCACTATGCGAATGTTCCGTACAAGCATCTTGCAGTTGAGAAGGCTGTCCAGCACTGGGTCGAGTATAAGGGCGATGTGTTCAAATTTCCAGGTGGAGGTACAATGTTTCCTCAAGGAGCCGATGCATATATTGACGAACTTGCATCAGTTATTCCAATTGCAGATGGCACAGTCAGAACTGCTCTGGACACTGGTTGCGGA GTTGCGAGTTGGGGTGCTTACCTTTTGAAGAGAAATGTGTTGGCAATGTCATTTGCACCAAGAGATAATCATGAAGCACAGGTACAATTTGCATTGGAACGAGGAGTGCCTGCTGTTATTGGTGTGCTTGGATCTAAAAATCTTCCATACCCATCAAGAGCTTTCGACATGGCTCAGTGCTCTCGATGTTTAATTCCATGGACATTGAATG aTGGAAAATATCTAATGGAAGTCGATCGTGTTCTCAGACCTGGTGGGTTTTGGATCCTGTCCGGTCCTCCCATAAATTGGAGAACTTACTATCAAACCTggaagaggtcaaaggaagaacttgcagaagaacaaAGAAACCTTGAAGAGTTGGCTGAAAGTCTATGCTGGGAGAAGAAGTATGAAAAAGGTGATATTGCCATCTGGAGGAAGAAAACGAACTCTGCTGCTTGTAGCAGGAGGTCTGCTGATTTCTGTGATGCTACTGATTTTGATGACGTCTG GTACAAGAGTATGAAGACTTGTGTAACTCCATACCCGGAGGTTTCAAGTCCAACTGAAGTAGCTGGGGGAAAATTGAAGAAGTTTCCTGCTAGGCTTTTGGCAGTTCCTCCCAGAATATCTCAAGGATCTGTTCCAGGGGTCACAGAGGAATCTTATCAAGAGGACAACAGACTTTGGAAAAAGCATGTTAATACCTACAAAAGGATTAATAAGTTAATTGGCTCCGAAAGATACCGAAACATTATGGATATGAATGCTGGCCTTGGAGGTTTTGCAGCAGCACTTGAATCACCAAAGTCATGGGTGATGAATGTTGTGCCCACCATTGCTGAGGAGAACACACTAGGTGTTGTTTATGAGAGAGGTTTAATCGGGATATATCATGACTG GTGCGAAGCTTTCTCAACTTACCCACGAACATACGACCTTATTCATGCTAATGGTGTGTTCAGCTTGTACCTGAATAG GTGCAAAGCCGAAGACATTCTCTTAGAGATGGACCGAATTTTGCGTCCTGAAGGGGTAGTAATTATCCGAGATGAAGTCGAAGTTCTAAACAAGGTGAGGAGAATAGTCAGGGGCATGAGATGGAACACTAAAATGGTAGATCATGAGGATGGACCACTCGTCCCCGAAAAGATTCTTGTTGCCGTGAAACAGTATTGGGTTGCTAGCAGTAACAGCACATCCAGTGACGAATAG